The genomic segment AGATGAGGTAGTCGTCGGCGTCGGCGGCGGCGGTGAGGCCGGCGCCGGAGCGGAACGAGGTGGCGGCCAGCGGGCCGTTCGGCAGCGACGCGAAGATCGCGTTCTCGAGTTCGATGGTGTCGTCGAGGACGTTGAAGTCGCTGATCGTGTCGCGGTTGGTCGCGGCATTGGGGAGCGTGTCGAAGCGGAAGATGTCGGCGCCGAGGCCGCCGGTGAGGGTGTCGTTGCCGTTGCCGCCGCTGAGGAGGTTGGCACCGCCGTCGCCGCTGAGGGTGTCGGCGTAGGCCGAGCCGACGAGGTTCTCGATGCCGGCGAGGGTGTCGCTGCCGGAGCCGCCGGTGGCGGTGCCGCTGGCGAGGCTGGCGGTGACGCCGCTGCTGGCGCCGTAGAGGTAGCTGGCGGTATCGTTGCCGCCGGCACCGTCGAGGAGGTTGTTGCCGGCGCCGGCGTAGAGGAGGTTGGCGAGGCCGTTGCCGCTCAGGCTCGCTGCGCCGGTGGCAAGGATGCGGCCGTTCTCGATGTGGGCGCCGAGGGTGTAGGCGGCGAGGTAGCTGAAGACCTGGTCGATGCCGCCGGTGGCGGGATTGGCGTTGGTCTCGGTGACGCTGTCGCCGGCGTGGTCGACGTAGTAGGAGTCGTTGCCGTCGCCGCCAGTCAGGCTGTCGGCGCCGGTACCGCCCCAGAGGGTGTCGTTGCCGGCACCACCGTCGAGGGTGTCGTTGCCGGCACCGCCATTGAGGAAGTCGTTGCCTTGGGCGCCGTTGAGGCGGTTGGCGTTGGCGTCGCCGGTGAGGGTGTCGTCGTAGGTGGAGCCGGTGAGGTTCTCGATTCCGGCGAGGGTGTCGCTGCCCGAGCCGCCGGTGGCTTGGGCACCGGCAAGGGCGAGGCTGACGCTGACGCCGCTGCTGGCGCCATAGAGGTAGCTGACGGTGTCGTTGCCGCCGGCGCCGTCGAGGAGGTTGTTGCCGGTGCCGGCGTCGAGGAGGTTGTCGAGGGCGTTGCCGGTGAGGTTGGCGGCGCCAGTCGCCAGGATGCGGCCGTTCTCGATGTGGGCGCCGAGGGTGGTGCTGGCGAGGTAGGTGAGAACCTGGTCGGTGCCACCGGTTGCCGGGTTGGCGTTGGTCTCGCTGACGCTGTCGCCGGCGTCGTCGAGGTAGTAGAAGTCGGAGCCGTCACCACCGATCAGGCTGTCGGCGCCAGCGCCGCCCCAGAGGCGGTCGTTGCCGGCGCCGCCGTCGAGGGTGTCGTTGCCGGCGCCACCGTTGAGGAAGTCGTTGCCTTGCGCGCCGGTGAGGCGGTTGGCATTGGCGTCGCCGGTGAGGGTGTCGTCGTAGGTCGAACCGGTGAGGTTCTCGATGGCGATGAGGGTGTCGCTACCGGAGCCACCGGTGGCCTGTGCGCCGGCGATGGCGAGGCTGACGCTGACGCCGCTGCTGGCGCCGTAGAGGTAGCTGAGGATGTCGTTGCCGCCTGCGCCGTCGAGGAGGTTGTTGCCGGTGCCGGCGTCGAGGATATTGTCGAGGGCGTTGCCGGTTAGGTTGGCGGCGCCAGTGGCCAGGATGCGGCCGTTCTCGACGTGGGCGCCGAGGGTGTGGGCGGCAAGGTACGTGAACACTTGGTCGGTGCCGCCGGTGGCCGGGTTGGCGTTGGTCTCGCTGACGCTGTCGCCGACGTCGTCGACATAGTAGGAGTCGGATCCGTCGCCGCCGACCAGGCTGTCGGCACCGGTGTCGCCCCAGAGGTGGTCGTTGCCGGCACCGCCGTCGAGGGTGTCGTTACCGGCGCCGCCGTTGAGGAAGTCGTTGCCTTGCGCGCCACTCAGGCGGTTGGCGTTGGCGTCGCCGCGCAGGGTGTCATCGTAGGCCGAGCCGGTGAGGTTCTCGATGGCGATCAGGGTGTCGCTGCCGGAGCCGCCGGTGGCCTGCGGAGCGGCGATGGCGAGGCTGACGCTGACGCCGCTGGCGGCATCGGCGTAACTCGCGGTATCGCTGCCCGCGCTGCCGGAAAGCGTGTCGTTGCCGGCACCGCCGGCGAGCGTGTCGTTGCCGTTGCCGCCTTCGAGGCGGTTGGCGTTGCCGTCGCCGGCGAGGCTGTCTTCCTGGCTGGAGCCGATGAGGTGCTCGATCGAGACGAGGGTGTCGCTGCCGGAGCCGCCGGTAGCCTGCCCGCCGGCAAGGGCGAGGCTGACGCTGACGCCGCTGCTGGCGCCGTAGAGATAGCTGACGGTGTCGCTGCCGCCGCCGCCGTCGAGGACGTTGTGGCCGCTGCCGGCGTAGAGGAGGTTGTCGAGAGCGTTGCCGGTCAGGTGCGCGACGCCGCTGGCAAGGATGCGGCCATTCTCGACGTGCGCCGTGAGGGTGTAGGCGGAGAGGAAGCTGTAGACCTGGTCGATGCCCCCAGACGCGGGGTTGGCGTTGCTCTCGCCGACGCTGTCGCCGGCGTGGTCGACGTAATAGAGGTCGGAGCCGTCGCCGCCGAGCAGGCTGTCGGCACCGGTGCCGCCCCATATCAGGTCGTCGCCATCGCCACCCAGAATCGTGTCGGCACCGGCGCCGCCGTCCAGCACATTGCCGTCGTTGCTGCCGTACAGCGTATTGCCCAGACTGTTGCCAGCGCCGCGGACCACTCCCGGCAGCAACTCCAGGCTCTCGAGGTAGGCTGTCAGCGTATAGGCGTCCAGATTGCTCCGAACGGTGTCGCTGCCCCCGAGCGACAGGTCGGCATTGGTCTCCACGACGACATCGCCCAAGTGGTCGACGTAGTAGATGTCGGAACCGTTGCCGCCGCTCATGCTGTCGGCGCCGGTGCTGCCAATCAATGTGTCGTCGCCGTCGCTGCCTCCGAGGCTGTCATTCCCGGCTCCGCCGTCCAGCGTGCCGGAACCGACCACGGTGTCGTTGCCTTCGCCGCCAAGCAGTTGGTTGGCACCGATCAGGTCCGACAGGATGTCGTCGCCGGCACCGCCGCGCAGCTGATCGTCACCGCCCTCACCGTCAAGATGGTCGCTGCCGGAGCCACCGTCGAGGGTGTCGTTGCCGGAGCCACCAGAGACAAAGTCGTCGCCGTCTTCGCCCTCGATGAGGTCGCTACCACCCCAACCGGCCAGGTTGTCATTGCCGTCGCCACCGAAAATCGAGTCGTCGCCGTCGAGGCCATTCACGGCGTTGTCTCGGGCGTCACCGATCACCGTGTCGTTGGCGTTGGTGGCATTGATCCCCTCGATATCAACCAACTGGTCCAGCCCGATATCGGCGCCAAACGCGGTCCCCGCATCGAGGTCGACAACGATCGACTGGACTGCTTCCTTGAAATAGATCGAGTCCCAGCCCTCGCCACCGTCCATCAGGTCATTGCCTGCGCCACCGTCGAGGTGGTCGTTTCCGGGGCCACCGAGCAGTGCATCGACCCCTCCCCGCCCATCAAGGATGTCGTCGCCGGCGCCGCCTTGGAGCAGGTCATCGCCATTGCCCGCGCCCAGTACGTCGTGGTCTGGCGTGCCGACCAGCCTGAGGCCGACCTCATCGTGGATCAGGAGCTGCGCGGCAGCACTGCGGCCGTTGAACACGGCGTAGGTCTGGCCGCTGTGGCTCACCGTACCGGCATTGATCCAGTCGGCTGCGTGGGACAACGCGAGCAGGTCGCCACGGTTGCCGAGCACGAGCAACTGGTGGCGTTGCTCGGGGCTGGCGCCGCCGGCCCCTCCGCCAGCCAGGTCGTAACTGCCATCAAGCCATCCGCTGGCGTTGTTGAAGTGGTTCATGCCGGCCATGTCGAGGACGTCGCCGACGGACAGCCGCAGGGTGTTGCTGCCACTGCCCGTGAGGTCGATGCGTTCGATCGATTCGAGGCGTGAGGTACTGCCGGGGGTGCTTGCACCCTGGTTGGCGATCGCCATCAGGTCGAAGGAAAGGCCACTGCCGGCAAGAGCGATCGTGTCGAGACCGCTGCCGCCGTCGATGCGCGCGAGCTGGCCATCGGTGACGCCACTGGCGAGCGCCGCAAGGTTGCTGGCGTTGACCACGAAGGTGTCGTCACCGGCGCCGCCATGAAGAACATCCGCGCCGCCGTTGCCGGTCAGCGTGTCGTTGCCGGCGCCAGCAACCAGCGTCTCGGAGGAGGCGGTGCCGGTGAGCGTGTCGGCACCGGCAGTGCCGAACTGGTCGACGGCACTCGGGGCGAAGGCGCCGCCGGTGCTGCCGAAGATGACGTAACTGCGTCCGGCATCCGTCCCCGCCGCAGGATCGCTCAGCAAGGCTCCGACGATCAGGTCGGAGAAACCGTCGCCGTTGACGTCACCGGCCGCCGAGACACTCCCTCCGCTCTGGTCACCAGCGCACTGACCGTCGATGACAAAGCCGCCGCTGCCGACAGCAATCGCCGAGAGATCGACGCCAGCGCTGCCAGTCCTGCCGAAGACCAGGTAGCTGCGTCCAGCATAAGGACCCGCCCCTGCTTCGCTGTTCAGCGCCCCGATAATCAAGTCGCCCAGCCCGTCGCCATTCACGTCGCCAGCTGCCGAAACGCTGCGGCCGCTGTGATCCCCGATGCTCTGGCCGTTCATCACGAAACCACCATTCCCACCGCTGATCACCGAAAGATCGACAGCGGAACTGTCGGTCTTGCCAAAAACGACGTAGCTGCGTCCGCCGTTGCTCCCCGCTGCCAGATCGTTCGCGAAGGCTCCGACGATCAGGTCGGACAGTCCGTCGCCATTGACATCGCCCGCAGCCGAAACGCTGTTGCCACTGAAGTCATCGCTACACTCGCCGTTGATCACGAACCCGCCACTACCGCCAGACACCGCCGACAATTCCACCGCGATGCCACCAATCCGGCCGAAGACGACGTAGCTGCGCCCGGCAGCGCTACGCGCTGCGGGATCGCTCGCGTCCGCTCCCACGATCAGGTCGGCGAGTCCATCGCCGTTGACGTCGCCGGCAGCCGCGACGCTATATCCACTGTAGTCACTCGCGCACTGCCCGTTGATCGCGAAGCCGCCATTACCGGCGGCGATTGCCGAGAGCGCGACAGCCCCGCTGCTGGTCTGGCCAAAGACGACGTAGCTGCGGCCGGCGTTGCTTCCCGTCGCGGGATCCGCCCAGATCGCGCCGACGATCACGTCGGCGAGGCCGTCACCGTTGACGTCGCCCGCAGCTGCCACGCTTCTGCCGCTTTCGTCACCTACGCACTGCCCGTTGATCGCGAAGCCACCACGACCAGAGGCGACCGCCGACAGCTCGACGGCGGACCCGCTGGGCTGACCGAAGACGACGTAGCTGCGCCCGGCGTGACCTGCTGCCGGATCGCTCCAGCGCGCGCCGACGATCAGGTCGGCAAGTCCATCGCCATTGACATCGCCGGCACCCGCAACGGTCCAGCCGCTCAGGTCGCCCGCGCACTGCCCGTTGATCACGAAGCCGCCATTCCCGGCGGCAATCGCCGAGAGGTCGACACCGCTGCTGCCCGTCTGGCCGAAGACGACATAGCTGCACCCGGCGTCGATGCCGGCCGCCGGGTCGCTGAAGCGCGCCCCGACGATCAGGTCGGCGAGACCGTCTCCATTGATGTCGCCGGCAGCCGAGACGCTGACACCACTTTGATCGTCGGCGCACTGCCCATTGATCACGAAACCACCGTCGCCGGCCGCGATGTCGGAAAGCTCGATCCGCGGTCGCTCGACGACCGTCCGCGTGATGCTGGTGTCGATCAGTAGCTGCGCGGCGCTGCCCCTGGCGTTGTAGACGGCGTAGCTGTGGCCAGCGTGACTGACCGTGCCGGAATTCGCCCACAGACCATCCGCGACGACCGCATCGCCGGCATTGCCGTCGATGACGAGTTGATGCCTCGGCACGCTGGCGCCGAGGCCGGACCAGCCGTTGCCGTCGTTGAACCGGTTCATGGCCGACATGTCGAGGACGTCACCGACCGAGAGCGCCACCGTGTTGTGGCCGCTGCCGGTGAGGTCGATCCGTTCGATCGATTCGAGACGCGACTGGCTGCCGGGCGTGCTCGCGCCCTGGTTGGCGATCGCGGTGAGGTCGAAGGAGAGGCCGCTGCCGGCGAGCGCGATCGTATCGAGACCCGTGCCGCCGTCGATGCGCGCGAGTTGGCCATCGGTGACGCCACTCGCGAGCGCCGCGAGGTTGCTGGCGTTGAGGACGAAGGTGTCGTCGCCGGCGCCGCCATAAAGCACATCCGCGCCGCCGTTGCCGGTCAGCGTGTCGTTGCCGGCGCCGGCGACCAGCGTTTCGGCCACCGAGGAGCCGTTCAGCGCGTCGGCACCGGCAGTGCCGAACTGGTCGACGGCGCTCGGGGCGAAGGCGCCGCCGGTGCTGCCGAAGATGACATAACTTCGCCCGCTTTCGATACCGGTCGGTGAGGCCGCGTGACGGGCGCCGACGATCAGGTCGGCGAGGCCGTCGCCGTTGACGTCGCCTGCGGCGGCCACACTGTAGCCGCTCCAGTCCCCCGGGGATTGCCCATTGATGACGAATCCGCCGACACCGTTGGCGATACTGGAGAGGTCTACCGAAGTGCCGTCGGTCTTGCCGAAGACGACATGGCTGCGGCCCGCGTCGGTCGCACTCGAAGGATCGGACAGCCTGGCGCCGACGAGGAGATCGGCCAGCCCATCGCCGTTGAGGTCGCCAGCCGAAGCCACGCTCGAACCGCTCTGGTCTCCTGTCGACTGGCCATGGATGACGAAGCCGCCCGTTCCGGCGGCGACTGCCGACAGTTGCACGGCGGCGGCTTCGGTCTTGCCGAAGACGACGTAGCTGCGGCCAGCATCCGCACCGCTGGCCGGGTCGGCGAGACGAGCGCTGATGAGGAGGTCCGCCAGACCATCACCATTGACGTCGCCGGCGCCGGCAACGCCGTACCCGCAAAGATCGCCCGCGCTCTCGCCATCGATCACGAAACCACCATTGCCCGCGGCGATCGCCGAGGCGTGGATGGCACTGCTGAACGTCCTGCCGAAAACGACATAGCCCCGTCCTGCATCAAGGCCACTCGCGTGGTCGCTCGAGAACGCTCCGACGATGATGTCTGCCAGTCCATCGCCGTTCACGTCGCCGGCACCGGCAACGCTGTTGCCGCTGAATTCCTGCGCGGCGGCACCTTCGAAGACGAATCCGCCCTGGCCAAGGATGACCGCATCGAGATCGACCGGAGCCGTATCGGACTTGCCGAAGACGACGTAGCTGCGGCCTGCATCCACACCACTCGCCGGGTCGCCGAGAAGCGCGCCAATGATCAGATCGGCCAGCCCGTCACCGTTGACATCCCCGACAGCGGCAATGCTGTAGCCGCTTTGATCGCCCGAGCCTTGGCCATCGATGGCAAAGCCGCCGTTCCCGGACCCAATCGCCGACAGGTCGACACGGCTGCCGTCGCTCTTGCCGAAGACGACGTAGGTCCGCCCGGAGTCCGGTGCACCCGGACGGTCGCTGCCCATCGCGCTGACGATGAGATCGGCAAGGCCGTCGCCATTGAAGTCGCCTCCCCCGGCGACGTCGAAACCGCTGCGATCGTCGGCGCACGCACCCACGATCACGAATCCGCCACTGCCGGCGTCGATTGCCGTCAGATCGACGGCACCCTGGTCGGATTTGCCGAAGACGACGTAGCTGCGCCCGGCGGCGTTGCCCGCGGGCGGATCGCTCCACGGCGCGCCGACGATCAGGTCGGCAAACCCGTCGCCGTTGACGTCGCCGGCCGCGGCGACGCTGCGGCCGGCATTGTCATCGGCACACTGACCGTTGATCACGAATCCACCATTGCCGGTGGCGATGTCGGAAAGCGTGATCGGTGGTCGAAAGTTCACCGAGAGGACATTGGGTGTCGGGTCGAGGTCGGCACCGCCGTTGGCGGTACCGCCGTCGTCTTGCAGTTGGAAGGTGAAACTCGTGTGGCCGCTGCCACCGTCGTTGCCAGTAGGGCTAAAGACGAACTGGCCGGCGGTGAGGTCGGTGACCGCGATCGACTGGCCGGCAGTGACGGGAACACCGGCGAGGTTCAGGCTGCCGGCGCCGGGCAGCGTGCTGATGCGCACGGCCAGGAGCCCGTTGGCAGGGGTGTCGGCTGCGTCGCTGAAACCGAAGTCGGCCGCGGAGAAGATGTAGGTGTTGTCTTCGCGCGTGCTGACGGTCTTGTCGGTGCCCGACGGGGCGTCGTTGACCGGCGTGACGTCGATCGTGATGAGGTTCGGTGTCGGGTCGAGGTCAGCGCCGCCGTGGGCGGTGCCGCCATCGTCCTGGACCTGGAAGGTGAAGCTGGCGTAAGCGTTGCCGCTGGCGTTGGCGGCCGGGGTGAAGACGAGCTGGCCGGCGGCGAGGTCGGTCGCGGAGATGGATTGCCCGGGTGTGACGGGGATGCCGGCGAGGTTCAGGTTGCCGGCAGCTGGCAGCGTTGCGATGCGGATGGCGAGCAGGGCGTCGGGCGGAAGGTCGCTGGGATCGGTGAGCGGGAAGTCCGCGACGCCGAAGGTGTAAGCGGCGTCTTCGGTGACGGGCACGATGCGGTCGGTGCCGGACGGTGCGTGGTGGAAGGATTCGCTGGCGTCGGCGGCTACGGACAGGTCGTCGGCAAACGGGGTGGCGATGCTGACGATGTCGGTCCACGGGCTGCCGAGGGCGCTGAGGGCGTCGCCGGACCACACGTCTCCCCAAGCCACCACCGAGCCGTCGGCGCGCAGCGCGGCAAAGGCCCTGTCCGTCGAAAAGACCTGCGTCACGTCGATCGTGCCGTTGAGCTGCGCCGCCACGCTCGAACTGTTGCCG from the Accumulibacter sp. genome contains:
- a CDS encoding DUF4347 domain-containing protein, with product MRTNWIFVDHRVADRPALLTGLDAHHPWRLIGADDDGLRQIRRALAGQGEVASIRILAHGRPGAIRLGAGEVDAGTLATRAADLAAIGDSLAADADLQLYACAVGDGESGRAFVATLAAALGAPVAASSTPVGHADLGGAWRLDVGEVRTPPLAAPHWRGLLGMTIAQQPIAFPRHSLGEWRNEKAFAALRADGSVVTWGDAASGGDSSALAVQLGGALDVRQVFSTLSAFAALRADGSVVTWGDASSGGDSSAVATQIDGTIDITRVFSTELAFAALRADGSVVTWGHSVYGGNRSAVAAQLDGTIDVIELCSSAGAFAARRADGSVVTWGYSGHGGDSSAVAAQLDGTIAVTQVAATSEAFAALRADGSVVTWGSATYGGDSATVAAQLDGTIDVVRVFANGGAFVALRRDGSLVVWGAPAYSADAGAVAAQIDGTIDVVQVFSTSHAFAALRADGSVVTWGSPGEGGDSSAVAALLDGTIDVTQVFSTGRAFAALRADGSVVTWGNSSWGGDSSPVAGALDGTIDVTEVFATDGAFAALRADGSVVTWGSAASGGDSSTVAAKLDGTLDVREVFSTNNAFAARRADGSLVTWGDAAAGGDSSAVADRLRDVVGVADPFADDVLVTERVAVVFPRHSSGAWRNEHAFAGIRADGSVVTWGVLWGGGDTSAVAAQLDGTNDVVQVFSTWRAFAALRADGSVVTWGDSSFGGNSSAVAAQLDGTNDVVQVFSTWSAFAALRADGSVVTWGDSSFGGNSSAVAAKLDGTIDVTQVFSTYNAFAALRADGSVVTWGHASYGGDSSAVAAQLDGTNDVTQVFSTYKAFAALRADGSVVTWGDSSYGGNSVAVAARLDGTIDVLEVFSTGAAFAALRADGSVVTWGDSSRGGNSSAVAAKLDGTIDVRQVFSTYGAFAALRADGSVVTWGDWDRGGDSSAVAAKLDGTIDVTQVFSTGHAFAALRADGSVVTWGNSAGDSSSVAAQLNGTIDVTQVFSADYAFAALRADGSVVTWGEDSSYGGDSSAVAGELDGTNDVVQVFSTGLGFAALRADGSVVTWGYPSYGGNSFALLAQIDGTNDVVQVFSTHGAFAALRADGSVVTWGAWGTGGDSRDFAAELNGTNDVVQVFSTEWAFAALRADGSVITWGNWNSGGDSTAVAADLNGTNDVVEVFSTQEGALDAPGGTQGGAFAALRADGSVVTWGDSYFGGDSSTVAAQLDGTIDVTQVFSTWVAFAALRADGSVVTWGDSSFGGNSSTVAPQIDGTNDVTEVFSTGRAFAALRADGSVVTWGDSSYGGNSSAVSAQVDGTNDVVRVFSANTAFAALREDGSVVTWGNSWGGGNSSSVAAQLNGTIDVTQVFSTWVAFAALREDGSVVTWGDSSYGGSSSTVAAQLDGTNDVVQVFSTWSAFAALRADGSVVTWGDSSSGGNSSAVAAQLDGTIDVVQVFSTKYGAFAALRADGSVVTWGRATDGGNSSSVAAQLNGTIDVTQVFSTDRAFAALRADGSVVAWGDVWSGDALSALGSPWTDIVSIATPFADDLSVAADASESFHHAPSGTDRIVPVTEDAAYTFGVADFPLTDPSDLPPDALLAIRIATLPAAGNLNLAGIPVTPGQSISATDLAAGQLVFTPAANASGNAYASFTFQVQDDGGTAHGGADLDPTPNLITIDVTPVNDAPSGTDKTVSTREDNTYIFSAADFGFSDAADTPANGLLAVRISTLPGAGSLNLAGVPVTAGQSIAVTDLTAGQFVFSPTGNDGGSGHTSFTFQLQDDGGTANGGADLDPTPNVLSVNFRPPITLSDIATGNGGFVINGQCADDNAGRSVAAAGDVNGDGFADLIVGAPWSDPPAGNAAGRSYVVFGKSDQGAVDLTAIDAGSGGFVIVGACADDRSGFDVAGGGDFNGDGLADLIVSAMGSDRPGAPDSGRTYVVFGKSDGSRVDLSAIGSGNGGFAIDGQGSGDQSGYSIAAVGDVNGDGLADLIIGALLGDPASGVDAGRSYVVFGKSDTAPVDLDAVILGQGGFVFEGAAAQEFSGNSVAGAGDVNGDGLADIIVGAFSSDHASGLDAGRGYVVFGRTFSSAIHASAIAAGNGGFVIDGESAGDLCGYGVAGAGDVNGDGLADLLISARLADPASGADAGRSYVVFGKTEAAAVQLSAVAAGTGGFVIHGQSTGDQSGSSVASAGDLNGDGLADLLVGARLSDPSSATDAGRSHVVFGKTDGTSVDLSSIANGVGGFVINGQSPGDWSGYSVAAAGDVNGDGLADLIVGARHAASPTGIESGRSYVIFGSTGGAFAPSAVDQFGTAGADALNGSSVAETLVAGAGNDTLTGNGGADVLYGGAGDDTFVLNASNLAALASGVTDGQLARIDGGTGLDTIALAGSGLSFDLTAIANQGASTPGSQSRLESIERIDLTGSGHNTVALSVGDVLDMSAMNRFNDGNGWSGLGASVPRHQLVIDGNAGDAVVADGLWANSGTVSHAGHSYAVYNARGSAAQLLIDTSITRTVVERPRIELSDIAAGDGGFVINGQCADDQSGVSVSAAGDINGDGLADLIVGARFSDPAAGIDAGCSYVVFGQTGSSGVDLSAIAAGNGGFVINGQCAGDLSGWTVAGAGDVNGDGLADLIVGARWSDPAAGHAGRSYVVFGQPSGSAVELSAVASGRGGFAINGQCVGDESGRSVAAAGDVNGDGLADVIVGAIWADPATGSNAGRSYVVFGQTSSGAVALSAIAAGNGGFAINGQCASDYSGYSVAAAGDVNGDGLADLIVGADASDPAARSAAGRSYVVFGRIGGIAVELSAVSGGSGGFVINGECSDDFSGNSVSAAGDVNGDGLSDLIVGAFANDLAAGSNGGRSYVVFGKTDSSAVDLSVISGGNGGFVMNGQSIGDHSGRSVSAAGDVNGDGLGDLIIGALNSEAGAGPYAGRSYLVFGRTGSAGVDLSAIAVGSGGFVIDGQCAGDQSGGSVSAAGDVNGDGFSDLIVGALLSDPAAGTDAGRSYVIFGSTGGAFAPSAVDQFGTAGADTLTGTASSETLVAGAGNDTLTGNGGADVLHGGAGDDTFVVNASNLAALASGVTDGQLARIDGGSGLDTIALAGSGLSFDLMAIANQGASTPGSTSRLESIERIDLTGSGSNTLRLSVGDVLDMAGMNHFNNASGWLDGSYDLAGGGAGGASPEQRHQLLVLGNRGDLLALSHAADWINAGTVSHSGQTYAVFNGRSAAAQLLIHDEVGLRLVGTPDHDVLGAGNGDDLLQGGAGDDILDGRGGVDALLGGPGNDHLDGGAGNDLMDGGEGWDSIYFKEAVQSIVVDLDAGTAFGADIGLDQLVDIEGINATNANDTVIGDARDNAVNGLDGDDSIFGGDGNDNLAGWGGSDLIEGEDGDDFVSGGSGNDTLDGGSGSDHLDGEGGDDQLRGGAGDDILSDLIGANQLLGGEGNDTVVGSGTLDGGAGNDSLGGSDGDDTLIGSTGADSMSGGNGSDIYYVDHLGDVVVETNADLSLGGSDTVRSNLDAYTLTAYLESLELLPGVVRGAGNSLGNTLYGSNDGNVLDGGAGADTILGGDGDDLIWGGTGADSLLGGDGSDLYYVDHAGDSVGESNANPASGGIDQVYSFLSAYTLTAHVENGRILASGVAHLTGNALDNLLYAGSGHNVLDGGGGSDTVSYLYGASSGVSVSLALAGGQATGGSGSDTLVSIEHLIGSSQEDSLAGDGNANRLEGGNGNDTLAGGAGNDTLSGSAGSDTASYADAASGVSVSLAIAAPQATGGSGSDTLIAIENLTGSAYDDTLRGDANANRLSGAQGNDFLNGGAGNDTLDGGAGNDHLWGDTGADSLVGGDGSDSYYVDDVGDSVSETNANPATGGTDQVFTYLAAHTLGAHVENGRILATGAANLTGNALDNILDAGTGNNLLDGAGGNDILSYLYGASSGVSVSLAIAGAQATGGSGSDTLIAIENLTGSTYDDTLTGDANANRLTGAQGNDFLNGGAGNDTLDGGAGNDRLWGGAGADSLIGGDGSDFYYLDDAGDSVSETNANPATGGTDQVLTYLASTTLGAHIENGRILATGAANLTGNALDNLLDAGTGNNLLDGAGGNDTVSYLYGASSGVSVSLALAGAQATGGSGSDTLAGIENLTGSTYDDTLTGDANANRLNGAQGNDFLNGGAGNDTLDGGAGNDTLWGGTGADSLTGGDGNDSYYVDHAGDSVTETNANPATGGIDQVFSYLAAYTLGAHIENGRILATGAASLSGNGLANLLYAGAGNNLLDGAGGNDTASYLYGASSGVTASLASGTATGGSGSDTLAGIENLVGSAYADTLSGDGGANLLSGGNGNDTLTGGLGADIFRFDTLPNAATNRDTISDFNVLDDTIELENAIFASLPNGPLAATSFRSGAGLTAAADADDYLIYDSTSGALYYDANGNTGAGPVQVATLASGLALSHLDFLVT